In the genome of Epinephelus lanceolatus isolate andai-2023 chromosome 18, ASM4190304v1, whole genome shotgun sequence, one region contains:
- the mapk8ip3 gene encoding C-Jun-amino-terminal kinase-interacting protein 3 isoform X15, producing the protein MMELQIDEVVYQDDYGPGSVMSERVSGLANSIYREFERLIRSYDEEVVKELMPLVVNVLENLDAVLTENQEHEVELELLKEDNEQLITQYEREKALRKQAEEKFIEFEDALEAEKKDLQIQVEFLELQAKQQELKTKNYSDQITRLEERESDMKKEYNALHQRHTEMIQTYVEHIERSKMQQAGSNSQSEGPGCGRTKAERPPSLSLYPSGESMVRGGLGGARMMPGKDIWQEDGSESDSVAATPSSTGSKSNTPTSSVPSATVTPINEGFLPQSEFDGMRAGNRRKSAKRLSRNMEVQVSQETRNVSIGMGSSDEWSEFQEIIDSTPVLDMCVDPRVYGGGNSPSQGIVNEAFGINTDSLYHEIKDAKSDIIGDVDAGAELLGEFSVRDDFFGMGKEVENLLTENKQLLETKNALNIVKNDLIAKVDELSGEQEVLREELEAVRQSKNKVDARVKELEEELKRLRAEALGASRDSKDEGGDDFSSPMQDGDMTMTQRRRFTRVEMARVLMERNQYKERLMELQEAVRWTEMIRASRESPQIQEKKKSTIWQFFARLFSSSSSPPPVKRPYYSVNIHYKSPSPAGFSQRRSHTMCQISTSNRTLEFFPEELASNGVASLLSDSALLARREQRREQYRQVREHMRRDDGIMQACGWSVPSRFKQTGGQTDSAQDSPLKRQQTTNEKEDNRMKNVPVPVYCRPLVEKDPNRKLWCAAGVDLTGWKASSLELVPTKAPPGSSDPLHAEENGAGKKSSHNSPEKRKSKELQETDTMSSRVWILTSTHSASKVVIIDANQPGSLVDQFNVCNAHVLCISSVPAASESDYPAGEIVLDPGDGGAGGGGEDTGSVEGMLAGITLVGCATNCSVARSNCSSRTDTPIMDKGQAPTAPPMNGKIHPAQSAEEATEATEVTESTASQAGLRSGPPGPFTEHVFTDPQPRPADASDRSTGQSKEETSQPPESEDGGEESKNYTSVAPTMWLGAQNGWLYVHSAVGNWKKCLHSIKLKDSVLSLVHVKGRVLVALADGTLAIFHRSEDGQWDLSNYHLMDLGRPHHSIRCMAVVHDKVWCGYKNKIHVIQPKSMQIEKSFDAHPRRESQVRQLAWIGDGVWVSIRLDSTLRLYHAHTHQHLQDVDIEPYVSKMLGTGKLGFSFVRITALLIGGNRLWVGTGNGVIISIPLTETVVLHRGQLLGLRANKVSPTSSGGVIHVYGDDGSEKSTGSFIPYCSMAQAQLCFHGHRDAVKFFVSVPGNVLATLNGSVLDSPSEGQGSTAPQETEAQSVQNVLVLSGGEGYIDFRIGDGEDDETEEGNNDGTSQIKPALCKAERSHIIVWQVSYIPE; encoded by the exons ATGATGGAGCTGCAGATAGACGAGGTGGTCTACCAGGACGACTACGGCCCCGGCTCCGTCATGTCGGAGCGGGTGTCCGGTTTGGCCAACAGCATCTACCGGGAGTTCGAGCGGCTGATCCGCAGCTATGACGAGGAGGTGGTGAAGGAGCTGATGCCGCTGGTGGTGAACGTCCTGGAGAACCTGGACGCGGTGCTGACGGAGAACCAGGAGCACGAagtggagctggagctgctgaaggaggaCAACGAGCAGCTCATCACCCAGTACGAAAGGGAGAAAGCGCTTCGCAAGCAGGCGGAGGAG AAATTCATTGAATTTGAGGATGCGTTGGAAGCTGAGAAGAAGGACCTGCAGATACAGGTGGAGTTTCTGGAGCTGCAGGCGAAACAGCAGGAACTCAAGACAAAGAACTATTCTGACCAGA tCACTCGGTTGGAAGAACGAGAATCAGACATGAAGAAAGAGTACAATGCTCTGCACCAGCGCCACACTGAG ATGATCCAGACATACGTTGAGCACATAGAGCGGTCCAAAATGCAGCAGGCGGGCagcaacagccaatcagaaggcCCCGGCTGTGGACGAAC CAAAGCGGAGCGCCCGCCTTCATTGAGCCTGTACCCCAGCGGCGAGAGCATGGTACGTGGGGGTCTCGGGGGGGCTAGGATGATGCCCGGGAAAGACATCTGGCAG GAGGATGGGTCAGAGTCAGACTCAGTGGCGGCCACACCCAGCAGCACAGGGAGCAAGTCCAACACACCCACCTCCTCCGTCCCCTCCGCCACTGTCACACCCATCAACGAGGGCTTCCTCCCGCAATCCGAGTTTGATGGGATGCGGGCTGGGAACCGCAGGAAAAGTGCCAAGCGGCTCAGCCGGAATATGGAGGTGCAGGTTTCCCAGGAAACCAGGAATGTCAGCATCG GTATGGGAAGCAGTGATGAGTGGTCTGAGTTTCAGGAGATCATAGATTCAACCCCTGTGCTGGACATGTGTGTGGACCCCCGTGTGTACGGAGGGGGAAATAG tcccTCCCAAGGCATTGTGAACGAGGCCTTCGGCATCAACACCGACTCACTCTACCACGAGATCAAAGACGCCAAGTCGGACATCATCGGAGATGTAGATGCAGGCGCAGAGCTGCTAG GCGAGTTCTCAG TCCGTGATGATTTCTTCG GGATGGGTAAGGAGGTGGAGAACCTGCTGACAGAGAACAAACAGCTCCTAGAGACCaa AAATGCTCTCAACATAGTGAAAAATGACCTTATTGCCAAAGTGGACGAGCTGTCGGGGGAGCAGGAGGTACTGAGGGAGGAGCTGGAGGCTGTGAGGCAGTCCAAGAACAAGGTGGATGCCCGAGTCAAGGAGCTGGAGGAAGAACTCAAGAG GTTAAGAGCAGAGGCTCTTGGTGCATCTCGGGACTCCAAGGATGAAGGAGGTGATGAT TTTTCATCACCCATGCAGGACGGCGACATGACGATGACACAGCGGCGGCGGTTCACCCGGGTAGAGATGGCCCGCGTGCTGATGGAGAGGAATCAGTACAAGGAGAGACTGATGGAGCTGCAGGAGGCCGTACGGTGGACAGAAATGATCAG GGCATCTCGGGAGAGTCCTCAAATCCAAGAGAAAAAGAAGTCCACCATCTGGCAGTT CTTTGCACGTCTCTTCAGCTCATCATCTAGTCCTCCCCCTGTCAAGCGGCCGTACTACAGCGTCAACATCCACTACAAGTCACCCTCACCGGCTGGTTTCTCTCAGCGACGCAGCCACACCATGTGTCAGATCTCCACCTCCAACCGCACGCTGGAGTTCTTCCCTGAAGA ACTGGCCAGTAACGGTGTTGCGTCTCTCCTCAGTGACTCGGCACTGTTGGCCCGCCGAGAGCAGCGGCGTGAACAGTACCGGCAGGTCCGCGAGCACATGCGCCGCGATGATGGCATCATGCAGGCCTGTGGCTGGAGTGTGCCATCTCGCTTCAAAcag ACTGGTGGTCAGACGGACAGCGCTCAGGACAGCCCACTGAAGAGACAACAG ACCACTAACGAGAAGGAGGACAACCGCATGAAGAACGTGCCCGTCCCAGTGTACTGTCGTCCTCTGGTAGAGAAGGACCCCAACAGGAAG ttGTGGTGTGCAGCTGGGGTGGACCTGACAGGATGGAAGGCCAGCAGCCTGGAGTTGGTACCAACCAAAGCACCGCCAGGCAGCAGCGACCCCCTGCACGCTGAGGAGAATGGAGCTGGGAAGAAGAGCAGCCACAACTCCCCAGAGAAGAGGAAG TCGAAGGAGCTCCAGGAAACGGACACCATGAGCAGTCGAGTGTGGATCCTCACCAGCACCCACTCTGCCAGCAAGGTGGTCATCATCGACGCCAACCAGCCGGGCTCACTGGTTGACCAGTTCAACGTCTGCAACGCCCACGTACTCTGCATCTCCAGTGTGCCAG CTGCCAGTGAGAGCGACTATCCAGCCGGAGAGATCGTGTTAGATCCCGGTGATGGTGGAGCAGGGGGCGGGGGCGAGGACACTGGCAGTGTGGAGGGCATGCTGGCTGGTATCACTCTTGTCGGTTGTGCCACCAACTGCAGCGTTGCCCGTAGCAACTGCTCCTCACGCACTGACACGCCCATAATGGACAAAGGACAAG CCCCCACAGCTCCACCCATGAATGGGAAGATTCACCCTGCCCAGTCGGCCGAGGAGGCCACAGAGGCCACTGAGGTTACTGAGTCAACAGCCAGCCAGGCAGGGCTGAGATCTGGACCTCCAGGACCGTTTACTGAGCACGTCTTCACCGACCCTCAGCCTCGTCCAGCAGATGCCTCTGACAG GAGCACAGGTCAATCCAAAGAGGAAACTTCTCAGCCtccagagtcagaggacggaggTGAAGAGAGCAAGAACTACACCAGCGTGGCTCCCACTATGTGGCTCGGGGCCCAGAACGGCTG GCTCTACGTCCACTCTGCAGTTGGAAACTGGAAGAAGTGCCTCCACTCCATCAAACTCAAAGACTCTGTGCTCAGTCTTGT ACATGTGAAAGGTCGTGTGCTGGTTGCCCTCGCTGACGGGACCCTCGCCATATTCCATAGATCAGAAG ATGGCCAGTGGGATTTGTCAAACTACCATCTAATGGACCTTGGTCGACCTCATCACTCCATCCGCTGCATGGCTGTGGTCCATGACAAGGTTTGGTGCGGCTACAAGAACAAGATCCACGTCATCCAGCCCAAGAGCATGCAGATCGAG AAGTCCTTCGATGCCCATCCTCGCAGGGAGAGTCAGGTGCGGCAGCTAGCATGGATCGGTGATGGTGTCTGGGTGTCGATCCGGCTCGACTCGACCTTACGTCTctaccatgcacacacacaccagcacctcCAGGATGTTGATATTGAGCCATATGTCAGCAAGATGCTGG GTACTGGCAAGCTGGGCTTCTCTTTTGTGCGAATCACAGcacttctgattggtggaaaTCGTCTCTGGGTAGGAACTGGAAACGGCGTGATCATCTCCATCCCTTTAACAGAGA CGGTGGTCCTTCACCGGGGACAACTCCTTGGTTTGAGGG CCAATAAGGTGTCTCCTACATCATCTGGCGGAGTGATCCATGTGTACGGTGATGACGGCTCTGAGAAGAGCACTGGCAGCTTCATCCCCTACTGCTCCATGGCACAAGCCCAGCTCTGTTTCCATGGACACCGCGATGCTGTCAAGTTCTTCGTCTCTGTACCCG gCAATGTTCTGGCCACGTTAAACGGCAGTGTGCTGGACAGTCCGTCGGAGGGGCagggctcaacagcgccccaaGAGACGGAGGCCCAGAGTGTTCAAAATGTATTGGTGCTTAGCGGAGGAGAGGGCTACATCGACTTCCGTATAG GAGATGGAGAGGATGATGAGACAGAGGAAGGAAACAACGATGGAACTTCGCAGATAAAACCTGCTTTGTGTAAAGCAGAGCGGAGCCACATCATCGTCTGGCAGGTGTCTTACATACCTGAGTGA
- the mapk8ip3 gene encoding C-Jun-amino-terminal kinase-interacting protein 3 isoform X26, which produces MMELQIDEVVYQDDYGPGSVMSERVSGLANSIYREFERLIRSYDEEVVKELMPLVVNVLENLDAVLTENQEHEVELELLKEDNEQLITQYEREKALRKQAEEKFIEFEDALEAEKKDLQIQVEFLELQAKQQELKTKNYSDQITRLEERESDMKKEYNALHQRHTEMIQTYVEHIERSKMQQAGSNSQSEGPGCGRTQRHTWRKSKAERPPSLSLYPSGESMEDGSESDSVAATPSSTGSKSNTPTSSVPSATVTPINEGFLPQSEFDGMRAGNRRKSAKRLSRNMEVQVSQETRNVSIGMGSSDEWSEFQEIIDSTPVLDMCVDPRVYGGGNSPSQGIVNEAFGINTDSLYHEIKDAKSDIIGDVDAGAELLGEFSGMGKEVENLLTENKQLLETKNALNIVKNDLIAKVDELSGEQEVLREELEAVRQSKNKVDARVKELEEELKRLRAEALGASRDSKDEGGDDFSSPMQDGDMTMTQRRRFTRVEMARVLMERNQYKERLMELQEAVRWTEMIRASRESPQIQEKKKSTIWQFFARLFSSSSSPPPVKRPYYSVNIHYKSPSPAGFSQRRSHTMCQISTSNRTLEFFPEDDSALLARREQRREQYRQVREHMRRDDGIMQACGWSVPSRFKQTGGQTDSAQDSPLKRQQTTNEKEDNRMKNVPVPVYCRPLVEKDPNRKLWCAAGVDLTGWKASSLELVPTKAPPGSSDPLHAEENGAGKKSSHNSPEKRKSKELQETDTMSSRVWILTSTHSASKVVIIDANQPGSLVDQFNVCNAHVLCISSVPAASESDYPAGEIVLDPGDGGAGGGGEDTGSVEGMLAGITLVGCATNCSVARSNCSSRTDTPIMDKGQAPTAPPMNGKIHPAQSAEEATEATEVTESTASQAGLRSGPPGPFTEHVFTDPQPRPADASDRSTGQSKEETSQPPESEDGGEESKNYTSVAPTMWLGAQNGWLYVHSAVGNWKKCLHSIKLKDSVLSLVHVKGRVLVALADGTLAIFHRSEDGQWDLSNYHLMDLGRPHHSIRCMAVVHDKVWCGYKNKIHVIQPKSMQIEKSFDAHPRRESQVRQLAWIGDGVWVSIRLDSTLRLYHAHTHQHLQDVDIEPYVSKMLGTGKLGFSFVRITALLIGGNRLWVGTGNGVIISIPLTETNKVSPTSSGGVIHVYGDDGSEKSTGSFIPYCSMAQAQLCFHGHRDAVKFFVSVPGNVLATLNGSVLDSPSEGQGSTAPQETEAQSVQNVLVLSGGEGYIDFRIGDGEDDETEEGNNDGTSQIKPALCKAERSHIIVWQVSYIPE; this is translated from the exons ATGATGGAGCTGCAGATAGACGAGGTGGTCTACCAGGACGACTACGGCCCCGGCTCCGTCATGTCGGAGCGGGTGTCCGGTTTGGCCAACAGCATCTACCGGGAGTTCGAGCGGCTGATCCGCAGCTATGACGAGGAGGTGGTGAAGGAGCTGATGCCGCTGGTGGTGAACGTCCTGGAGAACCTGGACGCGGTGCTGACGGAGAACCAGGAGCACGAagtggagctggagctgctgaaggaggaCAACGAGCAGCTCATCACCCAGTACGAAAGGGAGAAAGCGCTTCGCAAGCAGGCGGAGGAG AAATTCATTGAATTTGAGGATGCGTTGGAAGCTGAGAAGAAGGACCTGCAGATACAGGTGGAGTTTCTGGAGCTGCAGGCGAAACAGCAGGAACTCAAGACAAAGAACTATTCTGACCAGA tCACTCGGTTGGAAGAACGAGAATCAGACATGAAGAAAGAGTACAATGCTCTGCACCAGCGCCACACTGAG ATGATCCAGACATACGTTGAGCACATAGAGCGGTCCAAAATGCAGCAGGCGGGCagcaacagccaatcagaaggcCCCGGCTGTGGACGAAC tCAACGCCACACATGGAGGAAAAG CAAAGCGGAGCGCCCGCCTTCATTGAGCCTGTACCCCAGCGGCGAGAGCATG GAGGATGGGTCAGAGTCAGACTCAGTGGCGGCCACACCCAGCAGCACAGGGAGCAAGTCCAACACACCCACCTCCTCCGTCCCCTCCGCCACTGTCACACCCATCAACGAGGGCTTCCTCCCGCAATCCGAGTTTGATGGGATGCGGGCTGGGAACCGCAGGAAAAGTGCCAAGCGGCTCAGCCGGAATATGGAGGTGCAGGTTTCCCAGGAAACCAGGAATGTCAGCATCG GTATGGGAAGCAGTGATGAGTGGTCTGAGTTTCAGGAGATCATAGATTCAACCCCTGTGCTGGACATGTGTGTGGACCCCCGTGTGTACGGAGGGGGAAATAG tcccTCCCAAGGCATTGTGAACGAGGCCTTCGGCATCAACACCGACTCACTCTACCACGAGATCAAAGACGCCAAGTCGGACATCATCGGAGATGTAGATGCAGGCGCAGAGCTGCTAG GCGAGTTCTCAG GGATGGGTAAGGAGGTGGAGAACCTGCTGACAGAGAACAAACAGCTCCTAGAGACCaa AAATGCTCTCAACATAGTGAAAAATGACCTTATTGCCAAAGTGGACGAGCTGTCGGGGGAGCAGGAGGTACTGAGGGAGGAGCTGGAGGCTGTGAGGCAGTCCAAGAACAAGGTGGATGCCCGAGTCAAGGAGCTGGAGGAAGAACTCAAGAG GTTAAGAGCAGAGGCTCTTGGTGCATCTCGGGACTCCAAGGATGAAGGAGGTGATGAT TTTTCATCACCCATGCAGGACGGCGACATGACGATGACACAGCGGCGGCGGTTCACCCGGGTAGAGATGGCCCGCGTGCTGATGGAGAGGAATCAGTACAAGGAGAGACTGATGGAGCTGCAGGAGGCCGTACGGTGGACAGAAATGATCAG GGCATCTCGGGAGAGTCCTCAAATCCAAGAGAAAAAGAAGTCCACCATCTGGCAGTT CTTTGCACGTCTCTTCAGCTCATCATCTAGTCCTCCCCCTGTCAAGCGGCCGTACTACAGCGTCAACATCCACTACAAGTCACCCTCACCGGCTGGTTTCTCTCAGCGACGCAGCCACACCATGTGTCAGATCTCCACCTCCAACCGCACGCTGGAGTTCTTCCCTGAAGA TGACTCGGCACTGTTGGCCCGCCGAGAGCAGCGGCGTGAACAGTACCGGCAGGTCCGCGAGCACATGCGCCGCGATGATGGCATCATGCAGGCCTGTGGCTGGAGTGTGCCATCTCGCTTCAAAcag ACTGGTGGTCAGACGGACAGCGCTCAGGACAGCCCACTGAAGAGACAACAG ACCACTAACGAGAAGGAGGACAACCGCATGAAGAACGTGCCCGTCCCAGTGTACTGTCGTCCTCTGGTAGAGAAGGACCCCAACAGGAAG ttGTGGTGTGCAGCTGGGGTGGACCTGACAGGATGGAAGGCCAGCAGCCTGGAGTTGGTACCAACCAAAGCACCGCCAGGCAGCAGCGACCCCCTGCACGCTGAGGAGAATGGAGCTGGGAAGAAGAGCAGCCACAACTCCCCAGAGAAGAGGAAG TCGAAGGAGCTCCAGGAAACGGACACCATGAGCAGTCGAGTGTGGATCCTCACCAGCACCCACTCTGCCAGCAAGGTGGTCATCATCGACGCCAACCAGCCGGGCTCACTGGTTGACCAGTTCAACGTCTGCAACGCCCACGTACTCTGCATCTCCAGTGTGCCAG CTGCCAGTGAGAGCGACTATCCAGCCGGAGAGATCGTGTTAGATCCCGGTGATGGTGGAGCAGGGGGCGGGGGCGAGGACACTGGCAGTGTGGAGGGCATGCTGGCTGGTATCACTCTTGTCGGTTGTGCCACCAACTGCAGCGTTGCCCGTAGCAACTGCTCCTCACGCACTGACACGCCCATAATGGACAAAGGACAAG CCCCCACAGCTCCACCCATGAATGGGAAGATTCACCCTGCCCAGTCGGCCGAGGAGGCCACAGAGGCCACTGAGGTTACTGAGTCAACAGCCAGCCAGGCAGGGCTGAGATCTGGACCTCCAGGACCGTTTACTGAGCACGTCTTCACCGACCCTCAGCCTCGTCCAGCAGATGCCTCTGACAG GAGCACAGGTCAATCCAAAGAGGAAACTTCTCAGCCtccagagtcagaggacggaggTGAAGAGAGCAAGAACTACACCAGCGTGGCTCCCACTATGTGGCTCGGGGCCCAGAACGGCTG GCTCTACGTCCACTCTGCAGTTGGAAACTGGAAGAAGTGCCTCCACTCCATCAAACTCAAAGACTCTGTGCTCAGTCTTGT ACATGTGAAAGGTCGTGTGCTGGTTGCCCTCGCTGACGGGACCCTCGCCATATTCCATAGATCAGAAG ATGGCCAGTGGGATTTGTCAAACTACCATCTAATGGACCTTGGTCGACCTCATCACTCCATCCGCTGCATGGCTGTGGTCCATGACAAGGTTTGGTGCGGCTACAAGAACAAGATCCACGTCATCCAGCCCAAGAGCATGCAGATCGAG AAGTCCTTCGATGCCCATCCTCGCAGGGAGAGTCAGGTGCGGCAGCTAGCATGGATCGGTGATGGTGTCTGGGTGTCGATCCGGCTCGACTCGACCTTACGTCTctaccatgcacacacacaccagcacctcCAGGATGTTGATATTGAGCCATATGTCAGCAAGATGCTGG GTACTGGCAAGCTGGGCTTCTCTTTTGTGCGAATCACAGcacttctgattggtggaaaTCGTCTCTGGGTAGGAACTGGAAACGGCGTGATCATCTCCATCCCTTTAACAGAGA CCAATAAGGTGTCTCCTACATCATCTGGCGGAGTGATCCATGTGTACGGTGATGACGGCTCTGAGAAGAGCACTGGCAGCTTCATCCCCTACTGCTCCATGGCACAAGCCCAGCTCTGTTTCCATGGACACCGCGATGCTGTCAAGTTCTTCGTCTCTGTACCCG gCAATGTTCTGGCCACGTTAAACGGCAGTGTGCTGGACAGTCCGTCGGAGGGGCagggctcaacagcgccccaaGAGACGGAGGCCCAGAGTGTTCAAAATGTATTGGTGCTTAGCGGAGGAGAGGGCTACATCGACTTCCGTATAG GAGATGGAGAGGATGATGAGACAGAGGAAGGAAACAACGATGGAACTTCGCAGATAAAACCTGCTTTGTGTAAAGCAGAGCGGAGCCACATCATCGTCTGGCAGGTGTCTTACATACCTGAGTGA